The genomic segment CCGCCAGACCGGAAGGTCCTCCTCCGATGATCAAAACATCGGTTTCGAGCTGCTCGATGGGCGTGCGCCCTTTCACATACGCGCTGTCGGGAAGCTCCGGCAAGCCGTCCGCGCTGCGAACTTCCATGCCGCTTTGCACTTCCGTCATGCAGGATTTTATCGGTATGCCATCCGCGATCACCGTGCATTTGGCACATTGACCGTTGGCGCAGAAAATGCCTTGGGCGCTGCCGTCTTTATGATGATGTCCAAAGACGCTGATTCCGTTTGCGATCAGCGCGGAAGAGATCATCTCCCCTTTTTTGGCTATCAATTCCTCTCCGTTGAAGCGGAAAGCGATCTCTGCGCTATGCGGGATCGTCAGGATCGGGTGAATGTCCAGACGTTTCGTTTCCATTTATGAGGATTTCTCCTTTGATAATGATAATTTTTGTGGCTTAAAAAGTTTTGGCTTGCGCTGGTGTCAAGGAAAAGCTGCCAAAATGGCAGCAAGATGGCAAACCGGTAATATCTACAGATTTATCTCCACCCAGACCCCCAAGCGAAAGATACGGACACCGTCATCGCGTTTGCGGTCGTTGGTGATCTCATAGCTGCCGGTCAAGCCCCCACGGATATTTTGATCAAACTGATAGGTGGCGCCCGGAGTGAATGCAAGACGCGAACTGTCGCGGTCGATCTGAGATGAATCACGACCGAAAGTTTCGTCGAAGTTGTTTTCATAGACGAATGCCAGGCTCGAGGTCAGTTCGTTGCGGATGTGGATTTTCTTTTGGGTGAAAGGTACAGTGAACCCGCGTCCGGCACGGAAGGAATAGGAAACATTACCGTTTAGGGCGCGAGTGTCGGTGGTCTTGATAATCTCGTAGGTTTCCATGTCCGTGGTGTTCTCGGCTTTCGTCATGGTGTAGCTCAGATTTGTGTTTACTACCTTCATGATGCTGCCGGTGAAGCCGATCAGGGGATTGAAGGACATGCCCACCATCTCTTGCTTGGGTTTGATCCAATCGATATCACCGTTTGAGCGCACGGTGTATTGAAATCCCGTGTTTAATCTTGAGCCAGAGAGATACTTTCCGAGCCCAAACCACTCTTCCACGCCCATCAACGAAAGGGTCAAGTCCGGAAAAGTGGTCGCCACGGTCTGGTTGCTGGCGTTGGAATAGCGCTTGTTTATAGTGTAGGAATAGTTTAGCACGCTGTCCAGTTTGCGGGAAAACATCAAACCGCTGGAAAGGGTCAGAGTATTGTCATCCCCAGTGGAATCGAGAAATCCGTGTGGTACCGAATGTGGTAAGCCGATCTGGAAAGCGAAGGGAGGACGTTCATCCTTGCGCGTATAGTTCATTGTATAAGTGTTTTGATAGGATGCGGTAACGTTTTTTATCTTGGACAGATATCCGATCATCGTGGCGGGCAGGAAGCTCACTCCTTTGGGTGGTGTGTAAGGCTTTCCAGGCTCAGCGGGAGGGGCTTGCATATCTGCATCCCTATTCTCCGGGTATCCCATGCCAGGATCGCCTGAGCGCTCATCCGCCTTGGGGTCGGATGGATCGTTCGTTTTTGATTCTTCGGCTTTATTCTGTTCTTCCCGTTTGCGTTCTTCCTCGCGCTTTAAATCTTCCTCAGTTTTCTTATCTGTATCGCTTTTTTTCTGATCTTCAGTGCTGCTCTGGGCAGATTTGGCTTCCTTGCGGCTGTTGTGTCGGTTAGCGAGGTTTTCTGCCCATGAACCCAAAAGATTTGAATTCATCAGAGTCAGGTTTGTGCGGAGGGTGCGATTGCTGCTTCCGTCACTTTGGTATCGCTCGATCTGACCATCGGGTGTGTTTTCAAAATACTTACGCTGATTTTCGGCAAAGCGGGTGGTGCCCGAAGCTGTGAAATTGAAGTAGCGGCGCAAGTAATTGGGATTGAAGTTTAGCCCCAGATCTTGTGTATAATCCGCCAGCTTGCCAACGTTCACTTTCTGAATGAGCACTTCCTGAATGAGGTCTCGCTTGCTGTTCAGACGTATGGTGGCAGCGATATCTGAGGTCAGCCCCCAGTTGATATTGGTATCGGTATTGAGGATAAAAGTGGGTATGACCTGTGCTCGGGGACGCCAGCTATAGACATTGTCGCGCAATTCCCAGTTCCAGCTTTTGGGATCGGTTTTGTTCAGGGTGAAGCTGTTGTTCCATGTCGTGGGGAAAAATCCCAAACGATAATTCTTGAATAACTTTAAGCTCACCTTATCGCTGGGGAAACCGATGTTGTAGTTATAGGTTCCTCTCCAGGTAAATGTCGTGTCCACTGCAGTGGGGGTGTGCCGGAAGGAGTTTTCTATCCTGCCGCTGAGGGAGCTGCGATAGATGGAATATAGCAGAATCTTATTCTTGGGAGCGGTGCGTTGGCTGAATCCAAATTCTGCCGCGTAGAGTAGCGACTCAGAGCGTTCGCGTTCCTTTTCCGCCGGATCGGTGATGTTTTCTCTCAAAAGATCCGAATTGGCGCGATAGCGTGGGATACCCAAAGTATAGCTACGCGTAAGAGTTACTGGAATGTCCAGAGACCAGGTTTGGGGAAAGAACTTGTTCAGGAAATACTTGTTGCTGATATTGAAAGTGGTGCTGCGCGTGAAGGTGTTGGAGCGTCCCCGCTGGATTACCGGGTTGAAGTTTTCGCTCTTCTCTTCAAAATCGATGCTCAGCGTGCTGAGATCGGCAAATACGGAACTTAGCGAGATACGGTTGGCTATGCCGATGTCTTCATAGGGCTCCGCCACCCTCAGGTCATTGTAATAGAGTGTCCCGCTGAAAGCCATGGGAGATTGTGTGTCATCCGGATTGAGCACTCCGAGATAGACGTCCCGCACGTTGGTAAGTGTGGGTGTTCCACGAAAGCCGTAGGTGGTGGTTCCAATCGTGATCTCGCCATGCGTGGCGGTGGGGTCGTTTTGCTTGAGCGCGGTGACTTGTTGCAGGTCATAAGTAAATTCCATCCATCTATTTTTATCCATTTTCAACATATAGGGATTCACCGGCACGCGCTCGCGAATCTCGTAATAATGAAGGGAATCGGCTCCGATGCGAAAGACGATATTGATGGAATCCGGATAAATTGGGCTGATGTCGCTGGCTTCGGGATAGACCCAAAACTTGATCTTGCCATAGGATAGCAGGCTGAAGGAATCGATGCTTCTTTGCCTGAGCAGCACCTGATGCCCATAATGGAGATTCTGGATGTTTAACGTGAGCGCGGATTCGCTGGATTCCCGGCGATCCTCGATATAAACAGTGCCTTCCGGAGAAGTGTAATGGCTGCGGTTCTTCTGGTTGTTCACGATCCCGGAAATATAGCTGGTGTTATAGAAGTTCATGTCCGCCGGGGTGAGCCATAGGTTGTTTTTGTAGCGCACCAAAAAGTCCTGCCACTTGTTTCCGACCACGGAGACATCCGCGATCAAGACCTTGGCATTGACGTCCGTCTCTAACATGATCCTGCCAAAGGAGATTTTTTTAAGGTTGGCAAGCACTCCGGAGGTGGAATTATTGACGATCTGATACGCGTTGGGATCGGTGAGCGGAATGCGGTAAAGACGCCATCCATCGTGATTGATGTTTTCCAGATAGAGGGAATCGGTGAGCGATATCGTGTAGCTGAAATAGCGGTCGAGCTGATTCAACACGCCGTTGCCGTCCAGATCTTCGGTATCGAGCACACGGTTGCCCTCTGTGTTGTTGATATAAGGATAGTCGCCCAATTGATCCATCTCGTTGGAAGCTTTGTCATTGGGATCGTGACCAGGCTCGCCCCAGCGGATGCCGTCCAGACCTGTGTCTTCGTCCAGAATGAGCACACCGTCGCTGTTTTTGTCCTCATTGTTGAGAACGTTCAGCCCGCCATATTCGGTGTAAAAATCTTCGTTGATATCCCCCAGATCGATGCGTAGGATCGGATTGGGGATTGGCTCTCCGGTGCGCACATCTACTTTGAGCAGAATCTCCAGATACTTCTTTTGCGAAAAATCAAGCTGATTGCCGAGATATTTCATCACGCCGCCCCAGCTCCAGACGTTTGACCCCGGCATACCCATTGTGCTTGGAAAAACCTTGAGGGCGAGCACTGTGACGGTTTCTTTCTTCTCTCTTTCGGTGAGCGTGGAAGGATCTTCGATCTGTTCGCGGCGGACGTTTTTGGGATTGTACCAGATCGGTCGACCTTTTGCCAGAGAGGTTCCCCACGGTTTGCTGCCCATCGCCCATGCGGAAATCGTCACACCCATCGGATAGGAATCAACGATCGATTCCATGTCGTCGATATATGCCACTTTTTTCTTGCCGTTCGGATCGCCGTAGATACTTGGAATAGTATATGCAATTTCTCCGGATAAAGTGAAAGACGATTGCCCGGTGGCTTTGATGAAAGGCAAGGCGTCCAGCCAGCGGGTTACGAAAGCCGGCTTGACGGATAAATTGCCATCCACGTTGGTCATGATCATTTCGATGTTTTCGCTGCCGATGCGGGGGCGTTTGTCGGATACGTTTTCGGAGCGGTAGATGAAGGTTCCGCCCAGCTTGGCAAAATCCGTGATGTTCCAATCGGTTCTCACGCCCGCAAGGGTTTTGCGGGAAACATCAAACATACTGCGAAACTCATAATCGATCTCGATCTTGGCATCAGGGTCCTTGCCGGCAGGCGTGAGGAAGGTGATTCTGCCAAAATCGTAATCCACCAGATAGTCCACGTTTTCTTTCTGAATATTGCCGTTGACGCGCACCTGGACGCTGCCCTTGAGGATTCCTCCCTGAGCCAGATCAACTGCATCGCGTCCGATCTTGCCCTTGACCAACATAAAGAAGCTCATGTCCAGATAGTTCACGCTTTCCTGTTCGTATTGATAGACGACCACGTCTCCCAGGGGGTAAAAGGGTTCTATATATGGTATGGACACCATCCCGCTGCTCAGATTCACGGTGGAATCGTCTCCGTTGACCAATCCATCACCATTGCTGTCCATCCGCAGATAATCATCATAGGTGATGATCCCTCCCACGGCAAGGCTATCCGGAATCAGATAATTGCGCGTGCGATCGACGTTTTCCGTATAGATCTGGAGGCTGAAACCATCGTTGCGGATATTGGTCTTGTTCATTTTAAAGACGTTACGCATCTGATAGTTCCACACATTGTTTGGATCCTGGGGATCATACTCCTGATTGCGGCGCCGGATCACCTTGGCGTGCAAAACTCCGTCCTGGACATCGCTATTAAAGGGAACGGGTGTATCCAATCCATCGTTGAGAACATAGCGCACCGCCAGAGTGGTTCTCCGGTCCACCGGAACGTTTAACTGGATGATCCCCGCAGAGTAATCGGTAATGAAATCCGTGCCTTGGATCAGCTCATTGTAATATGGCACATAATAGTCAAACTGGCTGAAATAGATTGTGTCTCCGGGCACGGCGGTGACGTTGTTGTTGGCAATGGCATCATCGATGTAGAGCTTAACCGATCCATTTTTGGGCAGAAGCAGGGGCGCTGCGATCAACCATGCTCCACTCGGATTTGTCTTGATGGCATTGTTGATCCATCCGTTGGGAACGTTTGGACCCGCATCGGCGGGAGTATAAAGCGCGTAAAGTTCATAGGGATCATGCAGATAGTACATTGTGCGGGGGGCATAATCCTTGCTACGGAAGATGGTGGAATCCGCCTGGCTCTTACCGATATAGCTCTGCGTGTTTTTTTGCCCCTCTTCTTTACTGGCGATGGCGGTAATTTCCAGATCACCGTATTTAAACTTTGAAGTAACACCAAAGAGCCCCTGCGAACTGGTGGAATAGCTGATATATCGCGAGCCAGACAGGGAAAGAGCGATATTTCCGGCTTCGATGGACTTGATCACTTCGTCCTCAGTGCCGGTATATTTGATGTTCACGTTGTTCGGATCAAAGAGTTGCTGATCCTGTTTGCTGTTATATTTCATGTTCACGCCGATCTTATCGCCGATCGTGCCGGAGAGACGCAGATTGGTTTCCTGCTCCATTTTCAGATCGAAACGGCTGGAACCGACGGTATCATAGAGCGGCACTTTTTTGCGTTTGGTGCTGCCCGCTTCCAGAGTGAGCTTTTGGGTTCCGTCCAGATTGAGCCTGCCGGCAGAAGAGCCAAGCACTTTTTGCACCGCTCTGGGGATGGCGATAGACGGAAGATCGATGACGAACTCCTTGATCAGACCGGTAGTCGTAACTTGCGTCTGTTGAGCCTGCGTACGGATGTGTGTCCGCAGGGATTTGCGAAAAGCCTGTCTCTTCAAATTGTCGAAATAGCTGTCGAAACCAATGGTCACATCCGGATAGATGGATATATTGTCCACTTGAGTGGAAATCTTCACCTTGCGGTTTTCAAAATCGACGGTCTCTTTCTTTGTGGGGGCAAAGGATGGAATATAATATGGACGGCTTTTGTTTTGATTCAACCCTTTGTCATATTTGTAGATCAACACTTTGTTGTCGATCACGGGATTGTAGCCCAGGACATAGAGCTTGGGATAGAACGAGTTCGCAGCCAGGATCCCCAAAAGCAAAAGGCTAAGGCCGAAAACCAGCAGTCTTTTGGTCATAACCTGTTATTGCTCAAGCAAATGCATGAGCGCGAGATTCAGCCCGTCCAGGGTGAGGGTCTTGTCCACAATATCAATCGAGGACACCAAAGGTTTCAGCAGATCCGCTATCCCGCCGGTGATGATGGTGCTGATCTGTTTGTGGTCAAAATAGAGCAGTTTCAGCTTTTGGATAAAAGCCTCGAGCATGTAGGCATGTCCGCTGACGATACCTGAAAGCATCGAATCCCGGGTATTCAGCCCTAAAAGCGAAGTGGGCGCGGCAATCTCAATCTCAAAGAGCAGGGCTGCTTTCTCAAAGAGTTGGGAAGCGCCTGTTTTGAGACCAGGAGCGATCACACTGCCTTCGAAAACACCTTTGGCGCTCACGAGTTGGATCGTCGTGGCAGTGCCAAGATCGATCACGATGCAGTTGGTTTTATATTTCTTCCAGGCGCCGAATGCGTTTGCAACAAGGTCTGCGCCGATGAATGAAGGATCCTTCACCTTATATTTGATGCCGAGGGGGCTGAGAGCAGTAATCTCGGTCACTGCGGCATTGAAATACTTCGTTGCGAGATGTTGCCAGATGCGCGTGAGTTCCGGCACCACGCTTGCCATGGCGATGTGATTGATGTCCTGAAGCCGGATGTCTTTCAGCAGCGAGGAAAACAAGGCAAAATACTCATCCGCCGTGCGATTGCGCGAGCTGAAAAACCTGGCAAACCATATCATCTTGCCGCCCTGGTAGATGCCGCACACGATATTCGTGTTTCCGATGTCCAGCACCAGGACTCTTTTCATTGCTATACTATGAGACATAATCCCCACTCAGTGAAATATTTGGAAATATAAAAAACAATGAAAGGTGAGAATATTCCAAGCTTGGTAAAGCAGCCTTTCCTGTCAACAATTTTCCCTCAATCTCCGTTTTTAACCCAAAAATAATCTGCCTAATCGAAGCCAAGTTCCTTCAAAGCGCTGGTCTTTTTCCGCCAATTGGGATTGATCTTGATCCAAAGATGGATCTCCGTCTGCATATCTAAAAAGGCAGATAGCTGCTTTTCGGCATACTCTCTGATCTTTTTGAGATTGTCTCCGTTTTTGCCGATAATGATCGGTTTCTGGCTTTGCCGTTCAAGCCAGATCACGGCATCGATCACCACTTTTTCCGGCAATTCCCTGTAGCGTTCGATCAAAACCGCTGTGGCATAAGGTATCTCCTGTTCAAAGAGATTAAAAATCCCCTCTCGGATCACTTCCCGCGCAAAAAAACGCATCGGCAGATCCGATAGCTGATCCTCCGCGTAATAGGGTTCATGATAAGGAAGATAGGATTTGATCCGGTCAACGAGGATGGATACGTTTTCTCCGGTGGCGGCGGAGATGAAAAGAGTTTCATTGATGGATGCCGGCATTTGAGCTTGATAGTGTTCGCGATTGCAGTCCGGTCTCAGATCCAGCTTGTTGAATACCGAGATCTGCGGAGCTTTGACATATTTCAGATGGTTCAGCACCTCAAGATCATAATCCGTGGGAAAGGCTCCGATATCGGTGATGAAAATGACCAGATCGACGTCCCGAAAGGCATCCTTCCAGATATTGAGCATCTTGGTCTGCATCTCGTATCGCGGTTTCAGATAACCGGGGGTATCGATGAAGATGACCTGGCAATCTTCCTGGTTAAGGATGCCCTTGATCGCATAGCGGGTGGTTTGCGGTTTTGGGGAAGTGATCGATAGTTTCTCGCCCAAAATGCGGTTCATCAGAGTAGATTTACCGGTATTGGGCTTGCCGATGATGGCGACGAAACCAGAGCGAAAATCTGCTCTGCTCATCTAAAAAACACCGCCCCCGCGATGAGGAAAACAGATCCGATTACGAAGGCGGTGCAAGGCATAGATCTATAGAGCGGCAAAGACACCGGCGATGATATCGGCAGCTTCTTTGAGCTGTTCTTTGGTGATCACCAGAGGCGGTGCCAAACGGATGATATGACGATGTGTGGGCTTGCAGAGAAGTCCTTTTTCTTTCAACATCAGGCATACGTCCCAGGCTTCGTTTCCGTTCATTGGCTCCGTGATGATGGCGTTGAGCAGTCCCTTGCCGCGCACTAGCTTGAGCATCGGGTGGTTGATCTCACGCAGCAGACCGCGGAAATACTCGCCAAGTTCAAAAGCGCGTTCCGCCAGTTTTTCGTCTCTCACCACTTCCAGAGAGGCTTTGGCAACTGCACAGGCAAGCGGAAATCCGCCAAAAGTGGATCCATGTTGTCCCGGTTTGATGGTGAGCATGATCTCGCGATCTGCAAGCACTGCGGAAACGGGTAGCACACCTCCGGCAAGGGCTTTGCCGAGGATGAGGATGTCCGGACGCACGTTTTCATAGTCGCAGGCTATCAATTTGCCGGTGCGAGCGATGCCGGTCTGGATCTCATCTGCCACAAAAAGAACATTGTGCACTTTGCAGAGGTCAAAGCAGGATTTGAGGTATCCATCATCAGGAACCATCACTCCCGCTTCGCCTTGGATCGGTTCGACGATAAAAGCGGCGACGTTTTTGCCGTGTTTTTCCAGATAGGTCTTCAAAGCATCGGCGCTGTTGTATGCA from the Candidatus Cloacimonadaceae bacterium genome contains:
- the era gene encoding GTPase Era codes for the protein MSRADFRSGFVAIIGKPNTGKSTLMNRILGEKLSITSPKPQTTRYAIKGILNQEDCQVIFIDTPGYLKPRYEMQTKMLNIWKDAFRDVDLVIFITDIGAFPTDYDLEVLNHLKYVKAPQISVFNKLDLRPDCNREHYQAQMPASINETLFISAATGENVSILVDRIKSYLPYHEPYYAEDQLSDLPMRFFAREVIREGIFNLFEQEIPYATAVLIERYRELPEKVVIDAVIWLERQSQKPIIIGKNGDNLKKIREYAEKQLSAFLDMQTEIHLWIKINPNWRKKTSALKELGFD
- a CDS encoding type III pantothenate kinase, with amino-acid sequence MKRVLVLDIGNTNIVCGIYQGGKMIWFARFFSSRNRTADEYFALFSSLLKDIRLQDINHIAMASVVPELTRIWQHLATKYFNAAVTEITALSPLGIKYKVKDPSFIGADLVANAFGAWKKYKTNCIVIDLGTATTIQLVSAKGVFEGSVIAPGLKTGASQLFEKAALLFEIEIAAPTSLLGLNTRDSMLSGIVSGHAYMLEAFIQKLKLLYFDHKQISTIITGGIADLLKPLVSSIDIVDKTLTLDGLNLALMHLLEQ
- the rocD gene encoding ornithine--oxo-acid transaminase, which produces MSANLKYGTISSKQSIELEEKYGAHNYHPLPVVLAKGEGVYLWDPEGNRYFDFLSAYSAVNQGHCHPHIINALIDQAKVLTLTSRAFFNNKLGEFEKFITEFFGYDMVLAMNSGAEGVETAIKLARKWAYNVKGVEKDSAIIVFCENNFHGRTMAVVSASSDPDCYEGFGPFLPGIVKVAYNSADALKTYLEKHGKNVAAFIVEPIQGEAGVMVPDDGYLKSCFDLCKVHNVLFVADEIQTGIARTGKLIACDYENVRPDILILGKALAGGVLPVSAVLADREIMLTIKPGQHGSTFGGFPLACAVAKASLEVVRDEKLAERAFELGEYFRGLLREINHPMLKLVRGKGLLNAIITEPMNGNEAWDVCLMLKEKGLLCKPTHRHIIRLAPPLVITKEQLKEAADIIAGVFAAL